The sequence TTTCTACAGCCGCTTTCGCACCAGTGAATTGGGCGCGGACATTGATGTGGTCGAGTGGAGTATCTTCTACGACCTCTACCAGGGCGTGCAAAAACGCCTGCACGAACTTCACACCCTGTTGTAAGGCCCCTCAGCGGCAGGCGACAGGCGCCTGACCGGGCGGCGTGTTGGCGGCCAGGCAAGACTGCCATGCCGTCACCAGTGTGGCCAGGTCCGTCACGTCCAGGAAACCATCGCAGTTCGCGTCGTACAGATATGCCGAACGTCCGGGCCACCAAAGATTCGCTGCCTGCACCGGCTCCAAGAGCACACTGGTGATGTTTTGCGCGACATTGAACGTGTAGCTGGTGGCGCCCAGGTAGGACAGCGCCTGCCCGGAAGTCATGCTATCGGCCCGGTAGAACTCGACCGTGATCGGGTAGGAGGCGTAAATGACCGCCGAATCTACCCGGTAGCTGATCAATATCGGCTCATACTGCGCCAGTACGCCGGGATCAGGGTCAGTGAACAGCACCGTCGCGATGGATGGGTAATTCTGCCGCCGATTTGGCCCCAGGTCGGGATCGCCCTCATCATTGGGCGTGAGACCATCGCCGTCCAGGTCAATGGCGCGACCAGGCCCATTGACCACGATGTTGCCCGACAGCCGGTTGCCGAGCGTCTCCTCGCCGGTCACGACGATGCCTTCCTGGCTGTTGAAGCGCACAACGTTGCCCGGCCAGATGATCAGACTGCCCGCGGTGTCGCCAACCTGGTTGTCGTGCGCGCCCTCTTCGATGACGATCCCATGCTGCTGTTGACTGCCGGTGAGCGGCGTCGTGCCGCTTCTGGCCGGCCCAATCAGGTTAGCCAAAATGAGATTGTGGCTGGCTGTCGCGCCCGTGATGCGCACCCCGGCCTGATCGTTACCGCTGACCTGGTTAGCCTGGCCCAAACGCCCCACCTGGTTATCGCTCGCCCCTTCGATCACGATCCCATCGGCCTCGCGCTGCCAAAGATGATGCTCTGACCGCTGGCCGCCGGCCCAATCGTGTTGTTCATCACCTGGGTCCGGCTCGACCCCGGTCCGAGATAGATGCCGGCCTGCCGATTACCGCTGATCAGGTTGCTGCTGCCTGTCAGTTGTGACGCGGCATCCAGGCTGGCAGTCACGCCAATGCGATTCTCCTGCGCGCCGTCGCCAATCCACACGCCAATCTGCTGCTCCTGACCATCGGGCAGGATGCTGCCGCTTGCGCTGGGGCCAATGCTGTTGCCGATGATGATGTTGCGGTCGCTGCCGGCGCCGGTGATGATGATACCGGCGCTGAGGTTGCTGCTGATCAGGTTGCGGTCGGCCGGCATCGTCCCGCCGATCTGGTTGTCGGCCGCGCCGTTCTCAATGGCGATGCCCACTTGCTGCTGCGCGGCGCCGCTGATGCCGTTGGCCGCCACGCCGATGAAGTTGCCGGTCAACAGATTGGCGCTGCCCTGGATGATGACGCCCTGGTTGGTGAACTGCGTGAGGACAAGCCCGTTGATGCGATTGTTGTCACTGGCCAGGATCAGTCCGTCAGGCAGTTGGTCGTTGCCGCTCAGCGTGATCGTGAGCAGCGCGTCGATGGGGCTGGAGAGCGCGGCCGTGTTGACACGGGCGCCCGGCGCGGTCGTGCCGTCAATCCACAGGCCCGCGGGGTCGGTCAAGGCCGGCAGCGGGGAGGTGAGGACGATGACGCCCGCGACCAGGAAGCCAATGGCATGTGGTCCTGAGCAGGCGTTGGCCTCCTCCAGCGCAGCGCGCAGGTGCAGCCGGCGTCCGTCGTGGCGCACAGACAATCGCCCACGTTGGCATCGGCGCTGTCGCCCAGGTTGGTGACCGCAAATGCGTTCTGACTGAGCGCGGTGGCCTGACTGAATTCGCTGGTGTTGCCAGAGGCATCGGTCACCGTCGCCACGATGAGGTCGGTGTCATTGGGAATGACGGCGGCCGGGAAACGCTGCG is a genomic window of Candidatus Amarolinea dominans containing:
- a CDS encoding right-handed parallel beta-helix repeat-containing protein; translated protein: MRHDGRRLHLRAALEEANACSGPHAIGFLVAGVIVLTSPLPALTDPAGLWIDGTTAPGARVNTAALSSPIDALLTITLSGNDQLPDGLILASDNNRINGLVLTQFTNQGVIIQGSANLLTGNFIGVAANGISGAAQQQVGIAIENGAADNQIGGTMPADRNLISSNLSAGIIITGAGSDRNIIIGNSIGPSASGSILPDGQEQQIGVWIGDGAQENRIGVTASLDAASQLTGSSNLISGNRQAGIYLGPGSSRTQVMNNTIGPAASGQSIIFGSARPMGS